Genomic segment of Pongo pygmaeus isolate AG05252 chromosome 1, NHGRI_mPonPyg2-v2.0_pri, whole genome shotgun sequence:
AATAATTGCATGCAGAAATGATTGAGGTCAGGTCATCATTTAACCTTCTCACTCATTAAAAACAAGTAATTTCAAGAGTTTCAAGGTATGCCACTAAGTTTCCTATAAGTGTTACAGAATATTAGTATTGGTAATTTCAttccaaaagcaaataaatgcCTATGGCTATATACTTAGtgtattttataagtaaaaattttaGCATATGATTTTTATGCTATGAATTTACAAATAAacctttcctgattttttaaatcatctcAGACAAAAGGTTATCTATGTCTAAAGAAATTACTTTGAGTACTAAAATGtaatcacattaaaatattttttttctgacttccttAAAGCTTCTTGCCAGCCCTGGTCATGCAGTGGCCATGGAGAATGTGTAGAAATCATCAATAATTACACCTGCAACTGTGATGTGGGGTACTATGGGCCCCAGTGTCAGTTTGGTaagtctctttcctttctttgcttcttCTTAGATAAAGTCACAGGAATCATTATAGCTTATCACAGAAGCTGGTTGGAACAAAATGATACTAGCCACTCTGAGAAATGGGAAGTTTTGATCAGAAAGCTCTGCTTTCACAATATTGTTACCTTTCCGTAAAGATTTCATAAGTCAGCATGAAGTTTCGATTCACTTCTCAACAAGTCTTTTTGAGTACCACAAGAAGCACAGTGTTGGGATAAAAGCTGTCAGGGTTACAATAAGGAATTAGCATTGTAGATTCCCGCTCTCAAGTAGCTCACAATCTAATGAGCTTGTTAGATTAATTAGAACTCTAAGGTCTGGAAGAAAGTATGCCATTTATCATTAGGACGCTGAGTTACCCAGAAAGTAATCTTGCTTTTTCCTTCTAGTAGTTCATTTCCTTCTTGCAGTTCTCCACACTTAACACATGTGCTCTGTAGCACACTGATTTTGCTCGTGGCCTTCTCTCTCATTTTGCACATGGCCAAGAAACATGTCATCTTTAAGACATTGTTCAAAGACAATTTCTTCTAGGAAGCTTTCTTAGTTCTGATAGCTCCACatatttcttcctcatttctccCACTTATGTTGAAGTCATCTGTTCACTTGTCCATCTCCTCTGGTACTGAAAGCTTCTTGAGATCAGTAAGTGTCCTATTTATCATTGCATCTTTGGGATTCACAAAATGCCTGTATGTATCAGGTACTTGCTTGTGAGCCTGAATTGAATTGGacgatttaattttttaaaaaagcaatgtttgtaaagaataaagaattaaaaccaaaataaatttaaatgtcaaCCAACTGAAATAGATCTATAGATCTAACTCATTTCACTTGATCCCTGGGCCATGACTCCTTCCTAATACTTTACCCTCACCCCATTTTTGAACTCTGTTTTTTAACCTTTATGTTATTGGTATGcctattttactcatttttaattattggtATGCCTATTTcactcatttttaacattttactttttttttgtcttggtttCTCTCATATCactcttttctcattctttctacCTGTGATCATTTCTCCTGAGATCCTTCATGAGCACTTATCCAGGACCATAAACTATTATAATTTctcagtttttgtctttcatataTTGCTCTTCTGACTCTAATCTACATGTATCCTTTGGTCAAACTTTCTAACTTTTGCGGACTCACAAATCTATGTGATCTTTGGACTGATAAGCCTATCTCCAGCTCTGAACTCAAATATGCTAAGGATGTCCTTTGGTATGTTTAAAAGACTATAAAACCAATTGTTCCCAGTCAGCtttcctttttgtatttcttatctcAGTATGTGGAATCACCATTTACATGGGCACCCTGGTATGAGACTCTCTTAACTCCCCCAACATTTATGCGGGGTAACATTTTACCAATTTTTACAACTTAGTGTTTTTCTAATCTGTCTTCCACTTGTCAACTCTACTACCATTGCCCTCATTATCTTTCTCCTAGATTCTTGCAATAGTTTATTAGATGAGTTCCACAATTTTAAATTAGCTCCcctcaaatatattatttatactaCAGGGAGACTGATCaattaaaagcaattaaaacaCATCACACATACATGACAATCCACCCATTAATTTCTACCTACCATTTTGTCCTACAGGGTGAAATCTAAGGTCTTCAAGCCCCAGAGTAATGCTTGATGTATAATAGATACTCTTTAAATCAATGAAAAAGGATAACATTTTCTCTTAGTTCCCATCTTTCTCCCTAATCTCATCTCATATAGTttccaaatacaaaaattcttCCGATTCCTTGAGTCCATTCTTCATTGAAGTCTCTAGAGCAAGGCAGCAATAATGGCTTaaatttgacagatgaggaataAGACATGAAAGTTGTACTGTTTACTAAATGGCATGGCAGGGACTAAAACGTGAAAACTTTAATTTCCAAGTCTTAAATTTGCCTATTGTACCACCAATCAGAACAGGGAAATAGATACAGTTTCTGGAGAGGGTTGTCAAAATCAAAAGAGTTAAAATTCTGGAACTGAGCTAGAACAGAAGACAGAATTGAGGTCAAAATGCTTCCTAGACTTTTATATTCTCTCCTTGCAAAGGGCTTATTATGGAGACCTACTCTTTCTCTGAACGTCTTGCTCCCAATACTCTAGTAGACTCAGGGGCTCTGATGTGATAGTTATTTCCCGACTAAGCTAGTCATTCCCAGTTACACCTATTTGGGTTTAAGGATTCTCACTCCAGATAATGCTGAAGATAATAATATGAAGACTAGCTAATGTTTAATTAGAATTTCTTATGAGTCAGGCTTTGTTCTAAGGTCCTTGACTTATGCTAATTGAATTCCATTTAGTTTCCATATCAATTTGATAAAGATAACACAATTTCATTATTCCTCttatatagatgaagaaactgaagttggAGGGTTCAAGTAACCTTGTTTAAAGGCACATGGTTATCAAGTGGCAGGgctaggattcaaatccaggcatcAGTACCTCTTAACTCTTCCCCATACTATTTCTTTCCCTATTGAAGTGATTCAGTGTGAGCCTTTGGAGGCCCCGGAGCTGGGTACCATGGACTGTACTCACCCTTTGGGAAACTTCAGCTTCAGCTCACAGTGTGCTTTCAACTGCTCTGAGGGAACAAACTTAACTGGAATTGAAGAAACCACTTGTGGACCATTTGGAAACTGGTCATCTCCAGAACCAACCTGTCAAGGTGAGTAACTTAAGACTAGAGGCTTTGTCATGGCAATCCTGGGCTTACAGTCAGAACATTCAGTAGAAGTTTGCTGAGAAGTCAAACTTAGGAGCCTAATTTAACCTAACTTTGTTTAACTTACTGTGATATTTTTCAAAGGACTTATTCTtactaaatttttttgaaaaacctcccaaacaaaaagtaaaaaccaaataCCCCTGAAGCCATCTCCCAGTGTGTAACATGATTTATAGCAATACAGCATGGTtatactgtgttttttatttttctcattgccaTTGCATAAATAACATCTTGTTGAACCTCAGTTAAATTTTGGTTATTCTCCTCTCAGTAACACCAACCAATTTCCTTCCCAGGGTAGTGGAGGTCTTTCTTGGTTGTTTTATTTGGCTTATTCTTAAAATCACATTTTACTTTTCCTCGTGCATAAATTTTTAGGAGAAtaacaactgaaaaacaaaaacacaatctCTCGATCTTTTTAAGTTTGAAATATGgtaggttattattattattattattttcatttttaactgcCAACCTTATCTCCGTATGGGAGAAAACCAGTGTCATCTGAACTTGTGAAGTTTTGGTTAAATTTTCTACAAGTATGCTCCTGATGCATTAGTTTAAATAGTTTAATTCTTAGAAGTGCTATCAAAATCCCttattgaaattataaaactgtCAACCCACCTACTGGAATTTACAGAAGTTGGACTTGCTTCAGTGAATTGGGATGTTTTTCAAAACGCTTGGGTAGATATCAGAACAGATGAAAAGGCAGAGATTCTCTGAGAATATCCCATAAGAGCTCTTGATGCAGAGGCCATATGGCATGGTACTTCCAGCAGAAGGGGAGGGTCACCTTAGCTAGGGCAGCAGCCTGGAGTAGCCACTCCTCTCCCCACAGCTTTCAATGCTTCCTTGCCTTCATCTCTCATTCACCACCCACCATCATTCTCAAGAAAATAAAGCCTGGAAGCAATATCACAAGTAATGTAGTCAGGCAGCTTTGGCTAAAAATCCTTTGCTAAAGGGAGGATCTCTACTCAGAAATactgttttgtcttctttttttttttctttttcattgaagtGATTCAGTGTGAGCCTCTATCAGCACCAGATTTGGGGATCATGAACTGTAGCCATCCCCTGGCCAGCTTCAGCTTTACCTCTGCATGTACCTTCATCTGCTCAGAAGGAACTGAGTTAATTGGGAAGAAGAAAACCATTTGTGAATCATCTGGAATCTGGTCAAATCCTAGTCCAATATGTCAAAGTGAGTAAGTTTGTCCTGGAAAACTGAAGTCTCAAAGATGGAGCTGATGGATGAGCAGATATGAGGAAAGACATACATAAACACTTACATGTTGTTTTGCTAAGAATATGTGGCctagaaataaatttgtatgcttaaCTCACTGTAAAATCTTTGGTtggtctttcttcctcctttaatgacaatcatttctttttttcattctcacCTCTTGCCATCTTAACTCTTAAAATCTGAACTCACTGATTTACTTTTTACCCATTCTTCTATTCCACTACAATCTAACATCTCTGTTAGCCTGTTGAAATGCCTCTAAAACATCACTAATGAACACCTACTTCCCCAAATAATGGATACTACCGAATTATCACTAAGCTAATGCCTCCCAAATCTATCTGTGTATGAGAAGAATCATGTCTTGTTCATCTTTGTATACCCTCTACctgacacagtgcctggcaataGGTGCTAAAGCAAATGCATGTTAAGCTAGCGCATGAAAGAATAGCTACCTATGCCTGCTCCTGAGACTATCTGCATGGATGACAAAAGTCTTTAAATGGTAGGATCTGCAGAAGCTGTCAGAGATGCTGATCTCTGTGTGCTGGGTGCCCAGGGCCAGGGAGTAGAGTGGATgagcagagagaggcagggaggcctTTAGCAGAGGACTGTGCATTAGGCCTATCAGAGACATTTCCCTTTAAGGCCTAGCTAGTGTTCATTTCCTCCTCATCTTCATCAAGCCAACAGGTACCCTCTGTCTGGAGCTCCTGGGAACTTGAGCCTTCTCTCCATCATATATTTGGGTGTGGGGATCAAATCACCTTGAAAAGGTTCATCAAAGTAATGGGAAGAACTAAGGATAGAATCAGACCCTCTGCCAATATATAAAAAAGTAGATTCCTTCAAATGTTCGTATCAggagacagattttttttatacCAGTATTTTCAAATAGAGGCTCCCAAATGAACTTAGTTTACACTTACAGGAGTATCTCTAAACATGCCCTTTTACTTATTCGTGAAGGAAGTAGAGGGAAGTGGTAACTACTGCATTGGAAAGAAATTAGTGCAGGTCCTTGGCATGTAAAAAACAAGTGCTTATTTTTGCACAACTGCTTTAAAGTAAAAGCAttaatgatttcctttgactggTGAATTATCCAGTTCAGAtcattggcttttatttttcctgaagttGTATTAGGCTTTTCGCTCTTCTCTATGTTTCAGAGTTCCAGTCATTGAACAAGTCCATGGAGCTAAATACAATGATGaccattcttgccaacatttttAGGTGCATTCCCAGGAACTCTATGAACCACAAATCTGGGCATTGAGATTCTGTAGGCATTAGAATAGCAAGGCTGGTCCAGTCTTTGCCTATGCTGTAGACTCATCATGGGCCTTCCCAcgccagtttcctcatctgtcaaatggcaTCAAATGGGCTACTACTGGGAGATGTAAGGAGGAAAAAGTCAAATATCATGAGATGGACTAAGGAAATAATGCTGGTGGTCTCATGCTATGTGCCTTACTGATTTCTCTTTCAGAATTGGACAAAAGTTTCTCAATGATTAAGGAGGGTGATTATAACCCCCTCTTCATTCCGGTAGCGGTCATGGTTACTGCATTCTCTGGGTTGGCATTTATCATTTGGCTGGCAAGGAGATTAAAAAAAGGTATGTGAGTTTAACTTCATATGAAAAGAACACAActttaaagtgaaaaagaaaaaaaaaagaaacccacaggAAATTAAGTGTGATAGATTCAACACAAGCAGGATGCCAAGCTTTACATTCTAGAGCCATCAGTCCCTGAAGACATGTAAATCAGCCCAGGACACACCTTCATTAAAACAGGTTGGCTGATTTTTGCTTTTCATctgataaacttttaaaaatgtctattacCTTCAAGGCAGCTTGCTAGGCTGATAACAACTAAGTGAGATATTCTAATGGTTCTTTGCTCTTATGTAattctttaatacttttttttttttttttgagatggagcctgactctgtcaccaggctagagtgcagtggtgcaatctcagctcactgcaacctccgccttctgggttcaagctattctcccacctcagcctcccaagtagctgggactacaggagcatgccaccatgcccggctaattttttgtattttcagtagacacggggtttcactgtgttagccagagtggtctcgatctcctgacctcgtgatctgcctgccttggcctcccaaagggcttggattacaggtgtgagccaccacgcctggtctgcTCTTAATTAATCCTGAAAAAATGACACACAATCTCTGTCCTCTAAGAGCCTACATGCCTTGGATTTCAATGCTACAATTCCACTAGGAAGTGGGTCTAATGTCCACTAAGGTTTCAAGGCACTGCTCCCAAATACCTGAGCTCTTCAAGAGTCACCTGGTTTCCAACACATGGGCATTGCATTAACCCTGGGAGAAATTCCCATGTGTTCTCCCAAGTATCTATTTACCAAGGCCACAGCTCTAACCAAATGCACCATATATGCTTTCCCTCCATCCGCCACTGGAGAGGAAAATAGAAGGAGGACTGCCTTGAGAAGTTAACATCTGCTGCCCAGATTATCACTCCCTTTACCTTAAGGCATGAGTGTGTCTCAGCCTTAAAGTGCGAGCAACCCACTAGCCTGCAGCAGGCCTTGGGTGTATGGTGCCACATTTGGCCAAACTCACCTGGAAGAACCATTCAAGGCTGTAACATTCATGGACATTGGGCAGCTTTTAAGATATACctgttttggccaggtgcggtggctcacgcctgtaatcccagcactttgggaggccgaggcgggtggaccatgaggtcagcagttcaagaccagcctggccaacatggtgaaaccctgtctctactaaaaatacaaaaattagccaggcgtggtggcgggtacctgtaatcgcagctactcgggaggctgagacaggagaatcacttgaacccgggaggcagaggttgcagtgagccgagaccgtgccattgcactccagcctggtgacagagagtgagactctgtctcaacaacaacaacaacaacaacaaaaaaagatatacctGTTTCAAGTTCAGGGATGATCTCAAAACAGTTGCTAACCAACTGCTCTGTGTTGCCTTTCTGTGGGCTCAGTtgattgtcattttaattttccttccaTCAAATTAGTTAGTATGTATTCTGTTCACTGAATATGGTATGTAAAGGTTGCCCCCTGTCCATTTACACTggcaattacaaaaatattatttatcagtCCCTAATTGCGTGCCACTCTGATCTTATCTTTCATTTAAATTTGAGAATAGTGGGTGCTAGGTAAGTTTTCTAACCAATCCAGAAAGACAAAGTGTTGAGGGGGTGGGGATTGTTGGTATGCAAGAACTTCATTAGCTATGTATAACCTGAGAACACTGAGGAGTTAAAATGTCTCTGCCCTTGCTATTAGAAATTCTGTGCTGATTGAATCTCACTATCTTATAGTATTATACAGTACTAAGTACTATACAGTATTAAGTATAAGTATCAAGTACTGCATTAAGGCAAAAGAAGAATGACAGTTTTCTCCAACCACTGATTATTCTTTCCATTGAGACTTCAAAGCCTGACCCCAATCGTCCTGTCTTTCTTCCTACCTTGGGCGATGATGGCAGAACTGACGGATAGAGAACAGGGTGGGTTATTACACACTGCCCCCTGGGATAAGGTGGCTATTatctaaataattttataataaggaAGCTATTTATTTC
This window contains:
- the SELL gene encoding L-selectin, with the protein product MGCRRTREGPSKAMIFPWKCQSTQRDLCNIFKLWGWTMLCCDFLAHHGTDCWTYHYSEKPMNWQRARRFCRENYTDLVAIQNKAEIEYLEKTLPFSRSYYWIGIRKIGGIWTWVGTNKSLTEEAENWGDGEPNNKKNKEDCVEIYIKRNKDAGKWNDDACHKLKAALCYTASCQPWSCSGHGECVEIINNYTCNCDVGYYGPQCQFVIQCEPLEAPELGTMDCTHPLGNFSFSSQCAFNCSEGTNLTGIEETTCGPFGNWSSPEPTCQVIQCEPLSAPDLGIMNCSHPLASFSFTSACTFICSEGTELIGKKKTICESSGIWSNPSPICQKLDKSFSMIKEGDYNPLFIPVAVMVTAFSGLAFIIWLARRLKKGKKSKKSMDDPY